CAACAGCATTCACATCGCAAGAAGCTACTTCCCTAGAGGCGACGACTAATCAATCGTGTGTCGTTTCCCTTCTCTCTTTAGAAGCATGGATCAGAAGGACGGGAAGAACTTGTTGAGGTTGAAGGGCAGGGAGTAGAACTCCTCGCTCCGCGGGTCCGTCTTGAAAGACCTGAACCTGTCCCAGAAATGGTGGCCACGGTCCTTCCTGGCGGCGCTGTCGTGCCTGTGCAGGGTGCTGTCCAGGAGAAGGGCGGTGGCGCCTCCGACGAACGCTTTCGACGAGAACACCACGTTGATCATGTCATTGAACTGCAAGTGAGCAAATGAGAAACATCTTCAGCatgtagaagtgggagtatcatcgatCACCTACTAGGTATAAAACTGTAGATAGAGTATCACCACCAAGATCATGGTATTGAACATAACAGCATGTTTGGGATATAAGCCTGATTACCATCTCTACAAGTACTATGTGGTATGCAGTTATAATCAAGCCAATTATATATGGTCGCATCTGATTAATGCAGCAGATATTTATGCACAATTGTTGTTCTGAGGATCGCATTTCACAGAACAAACTACTAAGTCGAATGGTCTTTCGACACAGGTGTGTCAACTGGTAGCTGATTTGTGCTGGAGCTTACCCATCTTGCGTGCGTGTGTACCGGGCCAAAGCCTGCGACCGAGGTGTACTCATTGAAATACTGTGGAACTGATATACCCATGAACAAGGAGAATCCCAGGATAAATTTTGTTCGGAAGCTGTTGAGGTTGCAAAACTGAAGGAACCCAATCCCTGCCATACCTGTTTGCACGGAAACAACATATCAAACTTATAACATCATCAATAAAGCAGAATCTATTCTTTTCGAGTAGCTTCAAAATACATACCAACATATGCAAAGAGAAGACAGTATATTGCTGCAATTATTGGGCCTGGAATTGATGCAAAGACAGCTCCAAATTTCCCTGTAAATGCAGCACAAAAACAGTACCATCAGACACAGTTAATGATTATTGTGTAAAGTGCAGGAGCTTAAAATCAGTGCAAAACAAAACGGAATTATGAGAGAAAACTTTACTAACAATACATTTATACGATACCAGGACATAGTTTTGGTTTCAGTCAAATATTTTATCATTATAAAACCATATTTAAAGGATTTTGGCTTAACTGCTCCAGTGCTGGTCATTTATAAGATGAACTGCTTTATCTATCAATGTATTTTTCTTGCACTGCTTATGCAATATTGCAACAAGGAATAACTTTCCCTGGAAGAATACAGATAATATACTACTTGCTAAGAGCCTCAGACCATACATCTTCGAAACAAAATAGATATTCAGTTAACACGAGTACGTTGAACAGGAATATATGAATTGCATCAAAGCATGAAGCTTACCGAGAATAGAGAAGAATAGCATAAACCCAGCGGAAATCTGCACCACACGCCGGCTGCCAACACGTGTCAAACCTAGCAGCCCAGCATTTTCCCTGTTCCGGAACAGTGAAAATATATTCAGTATTCAGATTACACTATAAATATATGTAAACACTGCAAGAAACAATCGTCTGTAATCTACTTACACAGATACAGAGCACCCATTAGCCGTTCCAAATAAGCCGGCCAGCAAAATGCCAACCCCCTACATAAGCACACAAACAAATGAAGGTAAGAAGATGCTTACAAGTCCCTTCAGTATTCAGATACATGGACTAACTGCAGAGCAATGGAGGGGTTCAGATGTTTGTTACCTGCCAACCGATGCCacgactcataacagaaggagggcATGGCGTTGCACTGGCATACCGTGAAACCGCAATGAAAGCGCCAGTAGACTGCATTGCAAAACAGGGAGTGTTATTCAGTCAATACTCAATTCCTTACCTATCTAAGCATCATCAGTTAGTTGTCCACAATACCTCCACAAGAGCAACAAAAGCAGCTGCCATCATGGCAAAGCATTCACCAGCATCAAAAGTCGGTGCTCCCCACTGGAATGGGTATGGTACAGTTATCCTGCAAATTGTAAAGCAATGATCAATGATATGCTCAATAGATGAATTCCTCCAGTGTAAATTGCAGAAACCATTCATGATATGAACACAGTTATTCAGTAATGATGGTGTTAATTTTTTTACCAGGGAGCACCCCCAACAAGGCCAGATCGATCAGTGCGGCAGTGGAATTGGGTTTTCGGAGCAGCATTCTTGTACGCCCCACCGACGGTCAGGAAGAACGCGTAAAGCCACACGATGGCGACCGACATTATGACGGCGAACCGCTCGAATGCAGTCCCCAGCAAAGGCACCAGGTGAGGTATGTACTGCAGAAAAAATTGTGTAACAATCATAAGCCTTCAGACATTGTTAGTAAAAGTCACATATTAGCATGGCCATCCTGATGATGAATGTACCTGGGAGAGAGCCACCAGCAGTATGATCTCTGGAAGACCGATTTCGATGCATTTCGCAACCTACATGGCAAATCCATACTGTTGTGTTATTGTTATCCCCACTGGTGTCAACTACAGCCAGACAGACAGAATTCAGAAGTGCAGATTTGTGTGTGCACAAGCAGAAGGCTTACACTTGGGAATCCAAGCTCGTAGAGCCCGAATCCGACGAGCGCGACGAGGGGCGCCGCCGACAGCGGGCTCAGCAGCCTGCAGAATTAGAGGAGACACGAATTAGGAACCGGCGACAGGGCAGGTAGGTAGGTTGCACACTAATGAGATCAAACCCCTCTGTCAGGGAGCCGGGGAGAGGAAGGGAGGCGAACCTGACGACAATGCGCCAGAGGCCGCTGAAGCCCATGATGATCTGGAGCGTGGAGGCGACGATGAGCGCGCCCTGCGTGCCGCGCATGGTGCGGAGGAACTTCTCGTGCGGGTCGGTGATGCCGCTGTAGCGGGCGGCGAGGACGATGGAGATGGTGGGGGCGACGAAGGTGTAGGAGCCCCCGATGACGGCGGGCAGGCGCGTGCCGAGGAAGCTCTGCAGCAGCGTGTTGATCCCGGCGACGAAGAGCAGCGTCTGCACCACCCGCGCCTTCTCCTCGTTGCCGCCGCCCATCTGCGGGACGAGCGCGGTGGGGATGATGACGGTGGTGCCCAGCATGACGAGGTAGTGCTGGAAGCCCAGCAGGATGGCCTCCGCTGCAACGGCAGGCAGGGTTTCGGTTGAGGTGAGTTGGTTCCGTTGCGGGAGATCCGGGGCGAGTGAATAAATTCGAATTAAAGCAACGGCCGGCGAGCAATGCGGGGGTACTCACGCCATGGGGGCGGGCTGGTGAGGCAGTAGGAGACGGCCGGCAGCTGGTCCCGGACGGCGTGCGGCTGCAGCTCCTCCTGcttcggcggcggcgcggccatgGCTGCTCCTGCTTCGGTGTCTGTCAGTCACGGTGGTGCGTGGGGGTGGGGGTGTGGGTCGCCTCCTTGGTTCCTTGGTTCCTCGGGACTTGGGGAGGTGGTAGGGGGAGTGGGCGAGGGTGGCGCAGGTGTGCGGGGCAAGCGAAGTGGAGTGGAAAGCGACTCGACTCAGGTGTGATGAGAGGGATGGGAGGGGAGTGGCGTCCTCGAGATGGGGGTGGTGATTTGTAGAGCGGAGGCCGACGGGGGTGGAGTGGGGAGGCGCACGCGGTGCAGGCAGGCACGAAGCAACGGTCGCCCACCCACACCCAGCCCCAGTCCACGGCGCCGCAGgaacttttttaaaataatcaGTTATTTTTCTCGCTGCTAGTACAGTGGCACGTGCAATGGTGGACGAGATCGGAATGGAAATTTACTCTCGCACTGGGTCTGGAACGTGGAATTCAATGcgatccttccttccttccttccttccttcccaaAGGGAGGGGGTTACTAACTGTTTACCCGTGAAATGGTCCATTGGCTCCGCGCCCCTGCCTGTGTGGGTGTGAATGGAACCGCTGTTGGCTCCACCGGCAAAAGCTCGGGTGACTCCGCGCCGACTCGACAGCGCCCGGCGGTGAAAGGGGTAGGAGAAAGGCATCTTTTCATCTCCCGCGCATGCACGGAGGCGACACGGAGGcaccgacgcggcggcggcgacgacccacacgcacaccgtcgccgccgcctttACTCCCCGCTAGGTTAGGATCCTGCGCGCGCACTGTTGGCTTGCCGGTTGGTGAAGCCGTACTACGTAGCCTTTACTGCGCGCGGTCGTTCAGTTCATTCGACGACGGTACACGCACGCATGTTCCAAAACATGATCCCGTGTCCGTGCCTACTCACGGCCGTctgatgaagtgaaacacatgcatgCATGGAGAGCCTGGACCGGTGAtgcatggtgtgtgtgtgtggggtggggtGGTGGTGGGGAACAGTAAAATCCGTGTGAAATTTAATTGCTGGCTGGTGTGCACCATGACAGCAAGGGATGGACCAAAAAGATATGTTAGTTTTTGTGGCAAAAAGCGAGGACGgtaaaggctggccatagtgggagtaataTAAGTAGTACTTCCTCCCTTTTTTATTTACTCCGCGTATAAGGTTTGGTTAGAGTCAAGTTTTATAaattttgacaaagtttatagacaaaaatattaacatatacaataacaaatcaatgtcAGTAGATTTATTATTGTATGTACTTCCATTTCATgtagatttgttatggtaaatttatattcttttctataaacttggtcaaattttagtaagtttgacttcagtcaactctaatatgcggagtaaataaaaacagagggagtatcatgcacttgggattcATAAACATGCTTACGTGGCAGACAATTAAaaaagagagatggttatagtaacatagatagataccgtaacataaaaatgtgatgctactatgtgtcatgcatgacaataaatgagaccacctatgatacactaatctatgatactatgcactatagagataGTAATCTAAActaataacatatgcatgttactagtctaatttactcctcactatgaccagcctgagtGAGTCAGCGGGGGACCCACACGGCGACTTGGACCCCATCGAAATGATCCCCTCCCCTTTCCTCCCCCACATGGGCTTTTGATTAACTTAACCACAAAGAAAGGTACTCTACACGCACGCCGCAAGCAAAGGATCTAGGGAACCTCCCTCTTGTTTTCTCTCCTCTCTCGCTGCTTTATTCAATCTGCTGAGCTGCGTCTCTCTAGGATGGATGGATGCACTTTCGCCGCAAAGAATCGTCAGACGCGCCGACACATCGCCCACACACAGTTTTCAGCTCCAACTTCATCTCATCATATAATAATAATCCGAGTCCTGATTTCTTAAACCTGGTTATTTTTGTGGTGATTCGGCTTGGACGTACGAGACCAAATCTCCATCATGGCATGTGTATGCTGCATTCATGCCATGGTGGAGTGGCAGCGGGGGAATAAAGACGTTGGCACCTGCAAATACCAAACCCCTGTCNNNNNNNNNNNNNNNNNNNNNNNNNNNNNNNNNNNNNNNNNNNNNNNNNNNNNNNNNNNNNNNNNNNNNNNNNNNNNNNNNNNNNNNNNNNNNNNNNNNNNNNNNNNNTTTTATATACTCCCTTTTCAGGATTGGCCATGGTTCACTGGAGAGTGAGCACGTACGATCTGCATATTCTAATAAATCTTCCCCTAACGTCTCCGTTGGGCAACAGACTGAACGAAAGGTGGAAGCATCATGTGCAGGCGAGCACCTTTTGCTTTTAAAAAATCTACTAGAAAATACATGTACTGTTTGGTAGGATCGTTTGAACTTTATTATGATATTCCGCGTGGTGTGCTTTGCGGGACGAGAACAACAAAAGTGTCCGTTGCTGGTTACATCATTTAGAATATGAGATGATGTTCAAATTTGACTTGGACGTGCAACATACCTAAACCTGGTAGTACAATTTGTATTGTTGCTTGTAGACTTTATTCACATGTGTGTGCCATATGCATGcatgttagagcatctacagccgaacTGGTCAAAATCGACCCCCTATAAAGTCGGCGGACAGTGACCAGTTATTCCTCGTGTCGTCGCCCTCATATCCGGCACCTCAAATCCATACATGCCATGCAACATAATGAACACTACGTAGGTCAAAACAGCAACATAGAAACAGATCATATTCAGTACATAGGTTGGAGATTAAAGTTATGCACAATCGGACCCAAAAGAGCAAGTTCATCCACCTAGATACATAGATTAATTGAAACGCTAGCAAGACTGTCTAACTAAACGGCGAGGCGCACCGGACCTCACCATTTCCTTGTTGGTCCCTTCCCTTGCGGTCGACGGAGAGGCAGTTGTACTTCTCCGCATAGACGTCAGTGGCTGGAGGGGCATAGACGTCAGTGGCTGGAGGGGCATCGACGTCGTCGCTCATCGTGCCGCTATCAGACAATGATAAGGAGATGATGTTTGCACCTGCTCCTTCATTGTCGGAGCTCGacatggggaggaagaggaggagacagGGAGGGGACGGGAAGTAGAGCCGAGCTGAGCAGAGAGTGAGAgagtgcgactagggtttgcatccaGGAAGGTTTTTGTGGGGACGATATTAGATCCGCGTGCCAGCATGGGCCAATCCAACATGGTGGCCGCGTTCGGGCATGTCCGGTCCACCTCATGTCCACCTCGGATAGGGGGGCACATACTATTTCCCGCACAGGTCGGGGAATAGCGAGGCACCACGTACCCCTAGGAGCGCTTGCATAGTATATGGACCAACCCATATTTGGCATTTAGCGAGCCTTTTTTTCCACCAGAATTTTAATGATTtctcttttgtttttcattttctttctttagcttcttttgtatttttttctcctatttttatttttaaatttggttAAAACTTTTATAAAATTATGGAGCATTTATTGAAATTTCCAGAAGAATGTTGAAGTTGAAAAAATTTCAAATTAATTATTTTTAACTGGGGAACATTTTGTGAAATAcgagaactattttcaaattcatgaacatttcgaAATGTCAGAATAATTTTcatatttgtgaacattttttatattCATAACCTTTTTCGAAATATAGTAATAATTTTCAAATTACTGAATATTTTTTGCTATACGGGAATAATTTtgaaattcattaacattttttgaaatacggGAACAATTTCCTAATTCATGAACTTTATTGAAATACTTTAAtaattttaaaattcatgaacatttataaATATGttcttttttaaattcatgaacaatttttgaaatggaGTAAAAAATTTAAAATTTGTGAATTGTTTTTGACATACAAAACGTTTTTAAAAttaatgaatatttttgaaatactaaaacatttcAAACTTCAtgtatattttgaaaaaaaaaatatttttttaaattccCAATTGCTTTTTTAAAAAGCAAAGAAAAtgtaaaaggaaaaaagagaaaaataataacTGGGGCGCTCTGCCCACAGCAGGCCGGCCGAAAGCACACAGGGAGGTGCGCATTTGCCCGCTTTCCCTCGCATAGGTCGGGGAATATGAGCTCTTATATATGGGTTGGTTTTGGTGGGTGCCGGACAGTCTAGACATTTAGGACCGGTTTAAGGTGCTATTGGATCGCCCTTTCGTGGTCAGTCACTAACCAGGTCGTCCGCACGGATGTGTAGCGATATATTGGTTTGAGGGGTCCCGATGCAGATGCTCTTAGGCAAAAATTACTCTCGGTCTCTCACACGCCGTAATGTCCAGCAGAGGCATCACTCCAAGTCGCCCATGCATCTAGCGAGTACACCATGTCTGATCCTCGTTA
Above is a window of Triticum dicoccoides isolate Atlit2015 ecotype Zavitan chromosome 5B, WEW_v2.0, whole genome shotgun sequence DNA encoding:
- the LOC119312570 gene encoding nucleobase-ascorbate transporter 6-like isoform X1 — translated: MAAPPPKQEELQPHAVRDQLPAVSYCLTSPPPWPEAILLGFQHYLVMLGTTVIIPTALVPQMGGGNEEKARVVQTLLFVAGINTLLQSFLGTRLPAVIGGSYTFVAPTISIVLAARYSGITDPHEKFLRTMRGTQGALIVASTLQIIMGFSGLWRIVVRLLSPLSAAPLVALVGFGLYELGFPSVAKCIEIGLPEIILLVALSQYIPHLVPLLGTAFERFAVIMSVAIVWLYAFFLTVGGAYKNAAPKTQFHCRTDRSGLVGGAPWITVPYPFQWGAPTFDAGECFAMMAAAFVALVESTGAFIAVSRYASATPCPPSVMSRGIGWQGVGILLAGLFGTANGCSVSVENAGLLGLTRVGSRRVVQISAGFMLFFSILGKFGAVFASIPGPIIAAIYCLLFAYVGMAGIGFLQFCNLNSFRTKFILGFSLFMGISVPQYFNEYTSVAGFGPVHTHARWFNDMINVVFSSKAFVGGATALLLDSTLHRHDSAARKDRGHHFWDRFRSFKTDPRSEEFYSLPFNLNKFFPSF
- the LOC119312570 gene encoding nucleobase-ascorbate transporter 6-like isoform X2, with the translated sequence MAAPPPKQEELQPHAVRDQLPAVSYCLTSPPPWPEAILLGFQHYLVMLGTTVIIPTALVPQMGGGNEEKARVVQTLLFVAGINTLLQSFLGTRLPAVIGGSYTFVAPTISIVLAARYSGITDPHEKFLRTMRGTQGALIVASTLQIIMGFSGLWRIVVRLLSPLSAAPLVALVGFGLYELGFPSVAKCIEIGLPEIILLVALSQYIPHLVPLLGTAFERFAVIMSVAIVWLYAFFLTVGGAYKNAAPKTQFHCRTDRSGLVGGAPWITVPYPFQWGAPTFDAGECFAMMAAAFVALVESTGAFIAVSRYASATPCPPSVMSRGIGWQGVGILLAGLFGTANGCSVSVENAGLLGLTRVGSRRVVQISAGFMLFFSILGKFGAVFASIPGPIIAAIYCLLFAYVGMAGIGFLQFCNLNSFRTKFILGFSLFMGISVPQYFNEYTSVAGFGPVHTHARWMVIRLISQTCCYVQYHDLGGDTLSTVLYLFNDMINVVFSSKAFVGGATALLLDSTLHRHDSAARKDRGHHFWDRFRSFKTDPRSEEFYSLPFNLNKFFPSF